One region of Salvia miltiorrhiza cultivar Shanhuang (shh) chromosome 3, IMPLAD_Smil_shh, whole genome shotgun sequence genomic DNA includes:
- the LOC131017236 gene encoding pentatricopeptide repeat-containing protein At1g62720-like has translation MLSRRAAVSAVDLIHGRGFLNRWSHKSGIRSPLFSLYSSKAFQPTLPRIDFNCVKELNDAVELFQKMKSIRWVPSVRMYNNLMSVTAKIEQYSFALVVFDEMLRMGVPVNAYTMNIAVNCCCLLKDINTGFSIMGFFFKIGYEPDVATIATLINGFFLVDKEAEAVRLFEKVLDLKLCEPNAVIILRVIDGLCKAGQVSAAHDWLHRLESSGWSPSIMAYNALIDGFCKSGMVDDALKVLYKMVGKGISPNVFTYSSIINTYCKEGRMEEAGNMVETMTQRNVYPNVVTCSSLIEGFCLKGEIERAKQLLDIMVERGLKPDIISYNSLINGYCKKGSVDEAWLLFLEIPDKGLEHNTCTYNIMIHGLFRKDRFVEGWKLFEDMEAQHVHPNLHTYTILLDGLCRNGEIEEALLFLRMIEVKGFTPNIVTYGALIDGFCKNGKRDVARDLLRELSSKDLQPDVWIYNMLIDSLCKEGSIEEAECLLVEMENCGCEPDRVTYNIVIRSLLEQNDFHKATSFIEEMRKKGFSADSATSSVPIEQTGDDFFIKLMKYLAPKDILS, from the coding sequence ATGTTGAGCAGAAGAGCAGCCGTTTCTGCAGTTGATCTCATTCATGGAAGAGGATTTCTCAATCGATGGTCGCATAAATCGGGTATTCGCTCTCCTCTGTTCTCTCTCTACTCTTCCAAGGCTTTTCAACCTACGCTGCCCAGAATCGATTTCAATTGTGTTAAAGAACTAAACGATGCTGTTGAATTGTTTCAAAAAATGAAGAGCATACGGTGGGTGCCTTCTGTTCGCATGTACAACAATCTAATGAGTGTTACTGCAAAGATTGAGCAATACTCTTTTGCCCTTGTTgtgttcgatgaaatgcttAGAATGGGTGTCCCAGTTAATGCTTACACAATGAACATTGCTGTTAACTGTTGTTGTCTCTTGAAAGATATAAACACTGGTTTTTCTATAATGGGATTCTTTTTCAAGATTGGTTACGAACCAGATGTTGCGACTATCGCCACTCTCATTAACGGGTTTTTCTTAGTTGATAAGGAGGCCGAAGCTGTGAGATTGTTTGAAAAGGTTCTAGATTTAAAACTTTGCGAGCCTAATGCTGTTATAATTCTGCGCGTCATAGATGGGCTGTGCAAAGCTGGACAAGTCAGTGCAGCCCATGATTGGCTTCATCGATTAGAAAGTAGTGGATGGAGTCCCAGCATTATGGCTTATAATGCTTTAATTGACGGATTCTGCAAGAGTGGAATGGTTGATGATGCTTTAAAAGTCCTATACAAGATGGTTGGGAAGGGTATTTCACCCAATGTTTTCACATATAGTTCCATTATTAATACATACTGTAAAGAAGGAAGGATGGAAGAGGCTGGTAATATGGTGGAAACTATGACGCAAAGGAATGTTTATCCCAATGTTGTCACTTGTTCTTCTCTAATTGAGGGGTTTTGTTTGAAGGGTGAAATCGAGAGAGCAAAACAACTACTTGATATCATGGTAGAGAGGGGCCTTAAACCTGATATTATTAGCTATAACAGCTTGATAAATGGATATTGCAAGAAGGGCAGCGTGGATGAAGCTTGGCTTCTTTTCCTTGAAATTCCCGATAAAGGTTTGGAGCATAATACATGTACTTATAATATCATGATACATGGATTATTTAGGAAAGATAGATTTGTTGAGGGCTGGAAACTTTTCGAGGATATGGAAGCTCAACACGTACATCCCAACTTGCATACTTATACTATATTATTGGATGGGCTCTGTAGGAATGGGGAGATTGAGGAAGCTCTTCTATTTCTGCGCATGATTGAAGTGAAAGGATTTACTCCTAATATAGTCACATATGGTGCACTAATTGATGGATTCTGCAAAAATGGAAAACGTGACGTTGCAAGAGATCTTTTGAGAGAACTTTCTTCTAAAGATTTGCAACCTGACGTTTGGATATATAATATGCTCATTGATTCACTTTGTAAAGAAGGATCGATTGAGGAGGCAGAATGTTTGCTTGTAGAGATGGAGAATTGTGGCTGTGAACCTGATCGTGTGACATACAACATTGTCATCCGGAGTTTGCTAGAGCAAAATGATTTTCACAAGGCAACATCATTCATTGAAGAAATGCGCAAAAAGGGATTCTCAGCAGATTCTGCAACTTCTTCGGTGCCGATTGAACAAACTGGAGATGATTTCTTTATCAAATTGATGAAGTACCTTGCGCCCAAGGATATTCTATCATAG